One window of the Primulina eburnea isolate SZY01 chromosome 18, ASM2296580v1, whole genome shotgun sequence genome contains the following:
- the LOC140819513 gene encoding alcohol dehydrogenase 2, protein MSSTEGKVIKCRAAVAWEPGKPLVIEEVEVAPPQKMEVRLKILFTSLCHTDVYFWEAKAQDSVFPRIFGHEASGIVESVGEGVTELAPGDHVLPVFTGECKECAHCKSEESNMCSLLRINVERGVMIHDEKSRFSINGKPIYHFLGTSTFSEYTVVHVGCVAKINPLAPLDKVCVLSCGISTGLGATLNVAKPKKGSSVAIFGLGAVGLGAAEGARLAGASRIIGVDLNPRRFEEAKKFGVTEFVNPKDHDKPVQEVLAAMTDGGVDRSVECTGNINGMISAFECVHDGWGVAVLVGVPHKDSEFKTHPMNFLNERTLKGTFFGNYKPRSDLPSVVELYMKKELELEKFITHEVPFSEINKAFDLMLKGEGLRCLIRM, encoded by the exons ATGTCGAGCACTGAAGGGAAAGTGATCAAGTGCAGAG CTGCGGTGGCGTGGGAACCTGGAAAGCCGCTGGTGATCGAGGAAGTAGAGGTGGCGCCGCCGCAGAAGATGGAAGTGCGATTAAAGATTCTTTTCACCTCTCTTTGCCACACTGATGTGTATTTCTGGGAAGCTAAG GCTCAAGACTCCGTCTTTCCTCGAATTTTCGGCCACGAAGCGTCAGG GATCGTAGAGAGCGTAGGGGAAGGGGTCACCGAACTCGCGCCGGGGGATCATGTGTTGCCAGTATTCACAGGAGAATGCAAAGAATGTGCTCACTGCAAATCAGAAGAAAGCAATATGTGTAGTCTACTGAGGATCAACGTCGAAAGGGGAGTGATGATCCACGACGAAAAGAGTCGATTTTCAATCAACGGAAAGCCCATTTACCATTTCCTCGGCACATCTACATTTAGTGAGTACACGGTTGTTCATGTTGGCTGTGTCGCGAAAATCAACCCCCTTGCTCCTCTTGACAAAGTATGCGTGCTGAGTTGTGGGATTTCGACAG gactcggtgcaacattgAATGTTGCCAAACCAAAAAAGGGCTCTTCAGTGGCGATTTTCGGGCTTGGAGCAGTCGGACTTGGG GCAGCAGAAGGAGCTAGGCTTGCTGGTGCTTCAAGAATTATTGGGGTGGACTTGAATCCCAGAAGATTTGAAGAAG CAAAGAAATTTGGTGTGACTGAGTTTGTGAACCCCAAAGACCATGACAAGCCAGTCCAAGAG GTTCTAGCTGCAATGACAGATGGAGGAGTGGACAGAAGTGTTGAATGCACAGGAAACATCAACGGAATGATCTCTGCATTCGAATGTGTTCACGAT GGATGGGGTGTTGCTGTTCTGGTCGGCGTCCCTCATAAAGACTCTGAATTCAAGACTCATCCGATGAACTTTCTGAACGAGAGGACGCTCAAGGGCACTTTCTTTGGCAACTACAAACCGCGATCTGATCTTCCATCTGTCGTCGAACTGTACATGAAAAAG GAGCTCGAACTGGAGAAGTTTATAACGCATGAAGTGCCGTTTTCTGAGATTAACAAGGCTTTCGATCTGATGCTGAAAGGCGAAGGGCTTCGTTGCCTCATCCGGATGTAG